GGCATAATAATTTACGGCGTTATAGCGCTCCCATGGTTTATAGCAATCTCTTTAAAAGAAAGTGAATTCTTCTATTTTTTTGTCATAGATCAGCATTTCCTCAGATTTTTTACAGCAAAACATAAGCGAACCGGTTCTCTGTTTTATTTTCTACCGGTTCTGATAGGAGGCATGTTTCCATGGTCGATACTCATACCGAGAAGTATTATAAGCCTCTGGAAAAGGAGTGAAATCAGACTTTTTCTTATATGGAGCGGTATAGTCTTATTATTCTTCAGTGTTTCGAAATCTAAATTACCCCCCTATATTCTACCCGTATTCCCTCCGCTGGCTATTGTTATTGGTTGTTTTTTTGATGATATATGGGACCGGGTAGCAGGAATAACATTAGAGGCTGCTATCTACATAATAATTTTTATTCTGTTCGCAATAGCTCCTTTTCTTTTCTGGAACACTACTGTCATTGGATGGGTATCACAAATATCTACAGAGGCAATATATGTTTTTCAAAGTTTGAAGGTGGTTTTGATATGTGTTTCTATTTTATCTGCCATCATTGTATTTGCCTTATTTTTTCGTAGATTTACTACATATGCTTCCCTTTTTTTGATATTGTCCTCTTTCTCGTTTTTGTTCGTAAGTTTACTGATGGTGCTTAACATAAAAACCATTGATTCACTCAACTCAACGAAGGGGTTGAGCAATACCATTAACCGTAATATTCATGAGGGAGATTTACTTATCAATTATGGGGCATACGATCAAACACTCCCATTTTATACAAGAAGGAATGTTGTAATTGCCGCATATAAAGGCGAACTTGAAATGGGTTCAAAATATAAAGACGCTAAAAATATCTTCATTAGCGAAGATGATTTTATAAAACTTCTTAAATCAGAAAAAAGGGTGTTTTCCGTATTAAAAACAAAGCGTTTAAAGAGACTAACGGAAAAACTTCCTGAAAATATCACAATAATTGATTATCAAAACGAAAGGTGTTTGATTAAAAACCGTTAATATGTTACTATATTCACAAGCAAATTAGTTCTTGTTGACATTTTGCTTTGAGTACGTAATATATCTAACAAGCTGAGGTCAAAATGAGTAACTTCTATGATAAGCTTTCTGTAAGACAATTAAGAAAAGATGATTTGGACGCTATTGTAGAGATAGATACCAAGGTTCTCGGGGAAACAAGGAGAGATTACTGGGTAACTAAAATCATCAAACAGGCCGAAACGAGACCACCGGATGCCTCTCTTGCATCAGAGATTGATGGAAAGGTTGTAGGTTTTATTCTTGGCGAAGTGAGTGGCTGGGAGTTTAAGGTTCCCAATAATATAGGGTGGATTGACACTATAGGCATAGACCCTGATTATCAGAACAGAGGCATCGCAAAGGTTCTCGCAAATGCCGTTATAACAAATTTAAAAAGTTACGGCGTAGATACTATATATACACTTGTTAACTGGAACGATTGGGACCTTCTTCAGTTCTTCCATGCAATGGGATTTTCACGAGGAGATATGATAAACCTCGTTTTAAAAGTCTAATAAAACATACAAATAACCAATAACCAAATTCCAGTCCCCAAACATTTACTAACATTCAAAAAATAAAAAAACCACTTGGTTTGCTTTACTGATTATTGATTTACCGGATTATCCTTTGCTCTCGACAATCTTCAATTTCATTTGAGGGTATACTTTATCGTTCTTCAGATTGTTTGCTGTTCTGAGGCTTGAGATATCTATCCCATATTTGGTTGATATTGAAGAGAGTGTTTCCCCTTTTTTAACGACATGGACTTTTACTGATGGTTTTTCCTTTTTATGTGAATAGCTCACAAGCTTCAGCTTCATGTTAGGGTACACTTTATTGTTCTTCAGGTTGTTCGCTGCCCTGAGGTTTGAGATACCTATACCGTATTTGGTGGATATTGAAGAGAGTGTTTCCCCTTTTTTAACGACATGGTAGGTTTTAGCTTCAAATTTTTCTTGTTTCTCTTGCTTCTCTTGTTTCTCCGTTTTCTCTATACTCGTTTGATTAACAACTTTTACATGTTTTTGTGCTGTTGCCTGTTTTTCGGTTTGTTTTGAAGGCCTCTCTGATTTTTGAGCAATTGCCTCCTTCACTGGCTGACCATTAAACCGTGGTATACTAACAACCATTCCTGGCTTAATCTTCATATCTCCTTCTGCATAATTCACCAGCTGCATATCTTCATAGCTCATTTTAAACTTCTTCAATATCCGGGCTAAGGTATCTCCTTTTTTTACCTTGTACGTTGAATAGCCTGTAATTTTTTTATCACTACTTAATGCAACCTCCAGATTCCTATTAAATTCATTCCTGTCCACGGTCAAGGGTAATTTAACTTCATAACAATCAATATCCGGCGGTGTTATGCCGCGTAGGATTTCGGGGTTAATAGACCTCAAGGTACTTGTATCGAGGGATGCAGATTTTGCTATTGCCGTGAGGGGCGATCCTGCAGGAACTTTCACCTGTGTAAAGCGTATCGGCTGGTCGTATGAGATAGCCCCAAAACCAAATTTTTCAGGGTCTTTCGCAATGATTGCGGCAGCGATCAGTTTCGGTATATATTCCCTCGTTTCCCTTGGAAGGGTATTATATTTAACGATTTCCCAGAAATCATTTGTATTATGCTTTTCCATGGCCCTCTCGACCCTTTTTTCTCCTGAATTATACCCCGCTGCTGCAAGATACCAGCAACCAAACTGGTTAAAAAGGTCTCTTAAATACTTTGTAGCGGCCACAGTCGATTTTTCCGGGTCTCTCCTTTCGTCTATCCAGTAATTTACCTTCAGGCCATATCTTCCGCCTGTTTCATAAATGAATTGCCACGGTCCGCATGCCTTTGCAGGAGAATAGGCATTGGGGTTAAAGCCACTCTCAATCATGGCCAGATAAACAAGGTCTTCGGGCAACCCCTGTTCTTTTAAAATCTCTTTCATTATCGGAATATAATACCGTGACCTTTTCAGCCAGTTTCCAAAAGTCTTTCTCTTTTCTGTGGTAAAATATTGAATGAAGTATTTTACGGCGTCATTAAAGACAATAGGGATGTCAAAATCTTTGTAATAATCACGATCGATAAGCGATGAAATATCGTCATCATCTTCAGAAAATTGTGTTATGCCTTCTGTTTTACTGTTCCATCTTTTTGCAAACTTAGTCGTCTTTTTTGTACTGTCACTCTTCTTTACCTTAGCTGAATCCGGTGTAGTATCTGTCGGGGAAACAATCTGGCCATCTTGTGGCAGGTTTTCTTTCACTCCAGCGCTTTTAGTGGTTGTGCATCCATTTACAACCAAAAAAAAGAAAAATAAAAAAAGTACAGCAACCTTTCTCATGTTACCTCTGTTATAAGCAAGAAACATACCAAATAGCACATTATTGATAATAGAAGTTAACGTTTTCCCTGTCAACAAAAAAATGATATTTTTGCATTTTATTTCAATATCTTCCCAATCAATCCCCTGTACCCATTGGCAAATTCGAATGCATTCATCCTTTTCTTATTTTGTAATTGAACTTCTCTCGCAATAATAGCGCCATTGCCCGTTTGGACAACAATACCATCTTTTATTGTTTCCAGAATCGTACCCGGCAATTCTTTCCTGCCAGACCCAAAGATTTCCCCATCAAATATCTTTAAAAAAATTCCATCCAATAAGGTATGGGCCGTTGGCCAGAGTACAAAAGCCTTTATCTGTCTTACAATTTCTATGGCGCTTTTACTCCAGTCTACTTTGCCCATCTCTTTAGTAATAATCTGCGTAAAGGTTGCCATTTCATGCCGCTGCTCGACGCCCTCTATCATGCCTTCAATTTCAATAACATCAAGGACCTCAAGGAGTATCCCGGCCGACCTCCGAGAAAGCCTATCTGAAAGTGTAACAAAATTATCTTTCTCAGCAATCATCATGTTTTCCTGGTATATGACATTGCCTGCATCCATCTTTTCGTTCATATCAATGAGGGTAATGCCAGTCTCTTCATCACCCTTCAGAAGTGCCCATTGGATTGGTGAAGGTCCCCTGTACAAGGGAAGTAAAGAAGGGTGAATATTTATTGCACCCGTGGAAGGAATATCCAGAACCCAACGCGGTACAATAAGTCCAAAAGAAGCAACTATGAATAAATCAGGACTGTAATCTTTTAAATGCCGGGCAGCCTCATCCTTGAAGGATATAATCTCTATAAGCGGCAAGCCTAATTCCAGTGCTGTTTTTTTTACTTCATTGTCTTCAAGTAGATATCCCCTTCCTTTTGGCTTCGCCTTTTTTGTAACCACACACGAAACATAAGACGAAACAGATTTCAGCGGAGGAACAGAGAAACTTGAAGATCCGAAAAAGATGATATTCATCTGTCTTTTTTTATGTATTTTTTCTTAAAAAGGTTCCTCTTAACCGGACTCAGATAATCAATGAAAAGAATCCCGTTGAGGTGATCGATCTCATGCTGAAATGCCCTTGCCATGTGGCCATCACATTGCATCTCAAAAGGTATTTTATCAATAGTCATCCCTTTAACAGAAACTTTCCTGGCCCTCTTGATATATTCATAGAACTTTGGAAGGCTTAAGCACCCCTCTTCTGCAATTTCTTCTTCCTCACTTCCAACTATAACAGGATTTATAATAACAATTGCCTTATTGCCTATATCGCCTATATCGCCTCTTTTCTTTTTATCACTTTCTTCCTCTAACACAATAAGCCTTACAGGCGCACCGACTTGATTTGCAGCAAGACCTGCGCCATGGGAAAGACGCATCGTCTCAATCATATCTTCGGCAAGTTTTATTGTTTGAGCATTTATATCATCAACGGGTTTTGCAATCTTTCTAAGCACCGGATCCGGATATGTTCTGATTTCGAGCAAAGCCATTAAATATTAATAAAACAAATTACGACTCCAGTCAATAACCTGTTTTAAATTATTGACTACTTAATAAATATAGTGGTAATGTAGAAAACATGTTTGGTCTTGGATTTCCAGAGCTTATCGTTATTCTTATTATTGTTATCCTCATCTTCGGGGCCGGTAGGATCTCCGAAATCGGCGGGGCGTTGGGAAAAGGTATAAAGAGCTTTAAAAAATCAGTCAAAGAACCCGATGAGATAGATGTCACCCCATCGAAAAATGATAAGGATAAAGAAAAACCAGCTTAATAGTCGTCGTGGATCATAAAATATTCATCGGTATCGGATCCAATATCGGCAACAGCCGGGAAAATTGTCTCACAAGCATTAAAAACATCTCAAAAGATGGCAGAGCAACGTGCATCTCCTCCTCTTCTCTCTACCTTACATCACCTGTTTCAGAAGTCGAGCAGGGAAACTTTATTAATTGTGCGATCTCCCTGGAATGGGAAGGCACACCACTTGAATTACTGAGTCTGTTGCAAAGGGTTGAGACAACCATGGGGAAAACAAGAGAAATAAAAAATGGACCGCGCATTATCGATCTGGACATATTATTATTCTCAGACCTTATATTGAGCAATCCATCCCTCATTATACCCCATCCGGAATTGCATAAAAGAAAATTTGCCATTATTCCTTGCCTCGAAATAGAACCGGAGATTGTTCACCCTTTATATAAAAAACCGCTTAAAAACTTTCTCTGTGAAATAGAGGAAGAACAAATGTGCAAAAAGTTGCAGCTTGATATTTGAACACCTTACACGTTATATTGACATATAAAAGCAAGTACCTGTAAAAGAAAAGAGGATGAAACTTTGTTGCCTCTTCAGGATATTGTGACTATTTATAAAAAAATTGAAAGGAGCAAATAATCATGCCAGAAGTTGATACATCTGAAAAGGAAAAACAGTTTTATGTGGACATTCCAGCCAAAAGTGAACCTTTCTTTTTGAAAGGCTGTAACAACGTAGACTGGGGGATGAAAAACCGTCTATCCAGAATATTTAATCCCGAGTCAGGCAAGACAGTCATGCTGGCAATTGACCACGGATATTTTCAAGGCCCGACTACAGGTCTGGAGCGTGTAGATGTCACTATCCTGCCGCTTTTACCATATGCAGATACCTTGATGCTTACACGGGGTATCCTCCGGACAATTATCCCCCCTACCCTTGGCAGGGGAATAGTCCTGAGATCAAGCGGGGGGCCAAGCATTCTTAATGAACTTTCAAACGAGCAGATTGCCATAGATATAGACGAAGCTATTCGTTTAAATGTGGCAGCTATGGCTGTCCAGGTCTTTATCGGCGGTGAATTCGAAACTCAATCTGTGCACAACATGACCCGTCTTGTAGATATGGGTAACCGCTATGGTATCCCTGTGCTGGGCGTTACAGCGGTGGGGAAAGAAATGGCCAGGGATGCCAAATATATGCGGCTGGCTTCGCGAATCATTGCAGAGCTTGGTGTCACTTATGTGAAAACATATTATGTAGAGGAAGGGTTTGACACGGTAGTAGCCGCCTGCCCGGTACCTATTGTTATTGCAGGAGGCAAAAAACTTCCGGAGCTTGATGCCCTGACAATGGCTTACAATGCTATTCAGGATGGAGCAGCCGGGGTGGACATGGGTCGTAATATTTTTCAATCTGAATCACCTGTTGCCATGATTAAGGCGTTAAGAAAGGTCGTTCATGAAGGAATAAAGCCAAAAGACGCGTATGATTTCTTTATGACAGAAAAGAATGAGACAAAGCAGGGGTAGCTTAAGTATGCGCGTAGGAATGTATTACAACAACAGCAGGGTAGAAGTAGAGGAACTGCCGGTCCCCGGGGTTGGCAAAAGAGACATTCTCATTAAGGTTATGGCATGCGGCATATGCGGCAGCGATGTTCTGGAATGGTACCGCATTAAAAAGGCGCCCCTGGTTCTTGGCCATGAAGTTACCGGTGAGATAGTTGAAGCCGGAGAAGAGGTGACAAAATTCAAAAGAGGGGACAGGGTATTTACCACACATCATGTTCCCTGCGATGAATGTCACTGGTGCTTGACGGGTCATCAGACCGCATGCCAGGTTTTCCAGACAAAGAATAATTTTAACCCGGGTGGATTTTCTGAATACTTAAGGGTCTCCGGGAAAAGCATTGATACCGGAACTATTCTTCTGCCTGACGGAATGTCCTACGAGCAGGGATCATTTATTGAACCGTTAGGAACAGTAATCAGAGGGCTAAGAGCTGTCAACCTGAAACCTGGCGATACCCTGTTGGTTCTTGGCTGCGGAATTGCAGGCTTGCTCATGATTAAACTGGCCCGTATTCTGGGTGCCGGGAGGATTATCGCAACAGATATAGATGATTATAGACTGGAAGCAGCAAAAAGATTCGGTGCTGAAAAAACGATCCGGGCTGACAGAGATATACCGGGTTCGATAAAAGAGACAAATAACGGCCGTCTGGCTGACAAGGTCATAGTGTGCGCAGGGGTACTGTCTGCTGCTTTGCAGGCATTGGAATCGGTTGACCGGGGTGGAACTGTTTTATTTTTTGCAGTACCGAACCCGGGAGAAACACTCAATATAGATTTCAATCCTTTCTGGAGAAATGATATAAGCCTTAAAACCTGTTACGGGGCTGCCCCGCTTGATAATGTACAGGCCATGGAGCTCATCAGGGCCGGGAATGTTGATGTTAAAGATATGGTTACACACAGATTCAGCCTGGAAGAAATTGCAAAAGGATTTAAGGCTGCCGGTGAAGGCAAAAACTGTTTGAAGGTTATCATAAAACCACACAACGCATAACAGATTATAAAAGAACATAATGCAAGAATTAAAAATAGAACATTTCGGGATAAGCGTTACTGATATTAAAGAATCAACCAACTGGTATCAGGATGTCTTCGGATTTGAAGAAGTCAAGGAGTTTGAAAAACCCGACCTGCAGATTAAGGGGGCGGTCATGAAGAGAGGAGATCTCTCTCTGGAAATTCTGCAGCCCTATGCTGTTAAAAAATGTCCTTCTGAAGATGGCCCTCTGGTCACCCGGTTGCAAAGAATTGGAGCTAATCATTTGACTTGCACAGATGAAGGATTAAAACCTGAAGCTTTCATTCGTGCCATTTACTCTATGGCGGGCATACAGTATGGCACGCTTCTGCCAGTTCCTTGAAAAAGGTTAAAAAAGCTTCCGGTTCTTCATGAGACTGACAAGCATCTTCCCACCTCTTTACGAGCGCACTGCCCACCACAAAACCGTCTACATGGTTTGCGTATTCACGTATTATATCGGGTGCTGATATACCGAAACCGAGCACAAGGGGCAATTTGATCCTGCTTCTGATCTCATCTATCTTGTCTTTTATGCCTTCCGGCAGGGTATTCCTCTCCCCTGTAACACCGGTAACGGAAACAAAGTAAATAAAGCCTCTTCCGATACGTTTTATCACTTGAATACGCCTTCTGTCCGTTACAGGGGTTGCAAGAAAAATCGAAACGATCCCTTGTTCCCAGAGCAGGTCAACAAAGGTCTTCGCCTCCTCAGGGGGAAGATCAACAGTAAGTACAGCGTCAACCCCTGCTGCCCTTGCGTCTTTTGCGAACGCTTCAATCCCGTAAGCCCAGAAAGGGTTATAATACCCCATGAGTACTATCGACGCTGAATAACGTTCCTTAAAATCCCTTACCGTCTGAAGGACCTTTTTCAGGGTAGTCCCGCTTTTAAGCGCCCTTTCCGTAGCCCTCTGGATTACGGGTCCATCGGCCATGGGGTCGGAAAACGGGACGCCAAGCTCAATGATATCTGCGCCGTTGTCTGCAAATATCGCCAGGGCTTCCAAGGTCTTTGTAATATCCGGGTCACCTGCGGTAATGTATGGTATGAACGCCTTTTTGCCGGTTATTTTGAGTCCTTCGAATACCTTGGTTATCTTATTGTTATTCATAGTTCTCCTTTTTGGATTTTCGATACCTGGTCTACGTCTTTGTCGCCCCTGCCCGAAAGATTCACAATTACAACCTTTCCCTGAAATTCATCTGCATGCTTTATTACATAGGCTATTGCGTGACTGCTCTCAAGTGCAGGGATAATCCCTTCCTCCCTCGAAAGCAGGCTGAATGCGTCAAGCACTTCGTCATCGGTGGCATAGGCATAGTGAGCCCTTTTGGTGTCTCTCAAAAAGCTGTGCTCAGGCCCCACGCTGGCATAATCAAGCCCCGCGGAAACAGAGTGAGTTAAAAGGATTTGACCGTCGTCATCTTGCAATGCATAGCTTTTCGTGCCCTGAAATATGCCTATCTTCCCTGTTGCAAACCTTGCAGCATGCCTGCCTGTCTCTATGCCGAGACCACCTGCCTCGACACCTATAAGCCTCACATGCTCAAGCTCGATAAAGGGATAGAATATACCCATGGCGTTGCTGCCCCCACCCACACATGCAACAATCGTATCAGGTAACCTCCCCTCTTTTTTCATAATCTGCCTGATGGTTTCTTTTCCTATCACCGAAACAAACTCCTTTACCATTGTAGGATAAGGATGGGGTCCGAAGGCAGTACCGAGGACATAATGCGTATCGCGTACATTTGTCACCCAGTCCCTTAATGCTTCGTTGATTGCATCCTTGAGGGTTCTGCTTCCGCTGGCCACTCCGACTACTTCTGCGCCCAGTATCTCCATACGTATTACGTTCAACGCCTGCCTTTTCATATCTACCGTACCCATATAAACCCTGCATTTAAGACCCAAAAGTGCAGATGCAGTCGCTGTTGCAACACCATGCTGGCCGGCCCCTGTCTCGGCAATAACCCTGTCCTTACCCATCTTTTTTGCAAGGAGCACCTGACCGATAGCATTATTTATCTTATGTGCGCCTGTGTGACAAAGATCTTCCCGTTTCAGATAGAGTCTCATCCCTGTTTTCCTTGAAATGTTTGCGGCAAAGTAAAGGGGCGTTGGCCTGCCGACATATCCGGTAAGGTAATGCATCAACTCTTTGCGGAATGCTCTTGATTTTACATGTTTGAAAAATCCATTTTTCAACTCATTCAGCGCCGGCATGAGTGTCTCCGGTACATAAGCGCCGCCATATTCACCAAAATAACCGTTTGTTTTCATATCATCCTTCCTTTTAACCGGGCTCGCACCGCCCTCTCCCTTCATAGATGTTCAAACGGCTTGAACCCTTTATCTGAACGGTTTTATCGGTTTAAGCAGCTTGAACGGTTTGAACCCTTTCTCCTAATCGGCTTGAACGGTTTAACCTGTGCGCGCCTATCCTTTTAAATATCTCAGCCATCTTATCAGGGTCTTTCTTTCCCGGTTCAGATTCGACACCGGAGGCTATGTCGATCGCATAAGGATTCAGCTTCAGCGCCATATCAATGTTTTCGCTGTTTATCCCGCCCGCAAGCATAAAAGGTCTGCCAAAATCCGCCAGAAGATCCCAGTTAAATTTTACGCCGCCCCCGCCGTGCATATTTTCGTGATAGCTGTCGAGGAGCGGAAACGACTCCGACTTCCGCGCCTCTTCCACATCCTTCTTATCCCGTACTCTGAAGGCCATAATAGTGATACCGGGCGCAAAGTTACCGCATAGGCCCCTGTCGCCGGCGTATACCTGCACCCTGTCCAACCCGCAGTAATTCCTGACCTCCATGACTTTTTCCCATCTTTCATCGACAAAAACACCGCATCTAATAAGGAATGGCGGTAATTTACAGATTATTTTCCTCGCTTCCTCGTGCGGTATGAACCTTTTACTGCCTTTATAAAACACGAAACCTATTGCATCGGCGCCCATTTCTGCCGCGAGCGAAGCATCTGCATAATTTGTTATGCCGCAGATTTTAACAAGCGTATTCATAACTTCCCGCATAACTCCTTTAGTTTTTTACAGGGATCACCTGAAACAATCAGCGAAGTTCCGATAAGGAATCCGCTAACTCCCCGCTCCATGAATGTTTCAATATGTTCACGTCTTTCAATGCCGCTTTCCACTATCACAGGCAAATTCGCAGGAATACCGTTGATCACCTCGTGTGAAACGGCAAGGTCAACCTTCAGCGTTTCAAGGTTTCTATTGTTTATCCCGAGGATAAACCCTTCAAGATCGGCAATCTTTTCATACGTTTTCAGGCTATGGACCTCCAACAGTACATCAATGTCTAACTGTCGGGCAATCTCAAGATATTCCGCTATCTGATGCGCACTCAGCGCCTCGCCTATTAAAAGCACTGCATCGGCACCGGCGGCCTTGGCCTGGTATATATCATACTCGTCAACAACAAAATCCTTCCTCAAAATCGGCAGGTCTGTGATCATTTTTGCCTCTGGAATATAGGCAATCGAGCCGTTAAAATACGTTTCTTCAGTAATGACCGATATTGCCGAAGCCCCGCCTTTTTCGTAATCCATAAGAAGTCCCGGCAAATCCAGGTCGCAGGCGAGCACGCCTTTAGATGGTGATGCCTTCTTCACTTCAGCGATGACCTTCACCTCTTTAGGAAAACGTTGGGAAAATGTTTTGAAAAAAGACCTCTTTTCTATTCCATAAGTCATCTTCTTGAGCTCTTCAAGGGGCATTTTACCCTTCAGTGCTTTAACCAACTCCCTTTTTTCATTTAAAACCTTTTCAAGAAATGTCATATCAATATCCTGTCGTGTCCTTTGAACCGCTTAAACCATTTGAACGGTTCAAGCTATAATCATCCCCTGCCTGCTCCTGCCAGTTCTTCGAGCTTTTTCAATGCCTTCCCTGAGTCTATGACCTCTTCTGCATAGGCTATGCCTTCTTTTATATCCCGCCGGATACCTGCAATATAAAATGCAGCACCGGCATTGATAAGGACTGCCGCCCTTTTCGCCCCGTTTTCTTTGCCTGAAAGAATACCTTTAAGGATTTGCGCATTCTCATGCGCATCCCCTCCCCTTAAATCCTCAATGTTGTATGCCTTGAGTCCAAAGTCCCTAGGATTAATTATGTATTGGCGTATCCCGCCGTCTTTTATCTCCGCCACTTGTGTGTCTGTGGTAACGGATATCTCGTCCATCCCGTCTTTTCCATGGACAATCATAGCCCTTTCCGTGCCGAGTTTTATAAGCACACCGGCAAACACTTCACACAATGTTTCCTTGTATACGCCGAGCAGCAGGTGTCTGGCCGATGCGGGGTTTGTAAGAGGGCCGAGCATGTTGAAGATCGTCCTGATGCCTATCTCTTTTCTGGGACCTACCGCGTGTTTCGTAGATCCGTGGAATACAGGCGCAAACAAAAAGGCTATGCCGATCTCGCTTATATGTTTTGCTACGGCTTCCGGGGGAGCTTCTATATCAATTCCCAGCGCCTCCAGCACATCGGCGCTGCCGCAGCGGCTTGAAACAGACCTGTTCCCGTGCTTTGCAACCGTAGCTCCTCCCGCCGCAACCACAAAAGCGGCAGCAGTGGAGATATTGAAGGTCATCGTACCATCTCCGCCTGTGCCGACTATATCCACTATCACCCTGTTTTGCCCGTTTATATGGTCACTTACCGTTTCTTTGTTTAATGTGATCTTTGCCGCCTTGCTTCTCATTACCTTCACCGCACCCACAACCTCGTCAACGGTTTCGCCTTTCATGCGCAACGCGGTAATAAATGCAGCGATCTGGGCAGGGGTTGTCTTCCCTTCCATAATATCCTCAATGACCTGCGCCATTTCGTGCTCTTCGAGATGAACCAGGTTTACAGCCTTATCAATAGCTTCATTGATCGTCATTTTTGACCCCCGTTTGTTTTTGAAATTGATAAAAAATTATTCAATATATGTTTTCCTTCTATTGTAAGGATGGATTCCGGATGAAACTGCACCCCTTCAAGCATATACGTTTTGTGCCTTATGCCCATGACTTCGCCGCCTTCTGTCCATGCAGAGACCTCAAATACCTCCCGCAAGCCATTCATTTCGACTGCAAGCGAATGATAGCGTGTGGCCTTAAAGGGGTTATCCACGTCGCTCATAATAGTTTTTCCGTCATGAAAGATCCTTGATATCTTTCCGTGCATCAGTTCTTTTGCGTGTACGATCCGGCCCCCGAATGCATAGCCGATAGCCTGATGTCCGAGGCATACGCCGAGTATAGGAATTTTTCCCGCAAAATGCCTTACCACATCAACGGATATACCTGCTTCCCTCGGTGTGCACGGTCCGGGGGATATGACTATCCTATCCGGTAACAGCCTTTCAATCTCTTCCAAATCGATCATGTCGTTCCTGTAAACCGCCACATCTTCTCCGAGCTCGCCGAGATACTGGACGAGGTTGTAGGTAAACGAATCATAATTATCAATCATAAGTAGCATATCAGTCTATAATCTCCTTTAATTCCATTATGGATTTTACCAGGGCCTGTGACTTGTGGATCGTTTCCATGTACTCGTTCTCCGGTACCGAATCGGCCACAATGCCCGCTCCTGCCTGGATATATACCTTGTTTTGTTTTTTAAGCAGTGTTCTTATTGTGATACAGAAATCCATGTTTCCGTTGTAGGCAAAGTAGCCTACACAGCCTGCATAAAATTCCCGTTTATCTTTTTCCAGTTCTTCTATGATCTCCATTGCCCTGATTTTCGGAGCACCCGCTACCGTGCCTGCAGGAAAGGTTGCCCGAAACACGTCGAATGCGTCCATGCCGTCTTTGACCCTCCCTTTGACGGAAGAAACGATATGCATTACATGGGAATACTTTTCTATGCCCATGAATTCAGGCACAGACACACTCCCTGTGACGGCGATCCTGCCCACATCGTTTCTTCCGAGATCGACAAGCATGGTATGCTCAGCCACCTCTTTCTCATCGGAGAGGAGTTCCTTTGCCAGAAGCTCATCTTCATCACGATCTTTGCCCCTTCTTCTTGTCCCTGCTATGGGCCTTACCTCCACCTCCCCGTTCTCGAGCTTTACCAGCG
The sequence above is a segment of the Pseudomonadota bacterium genome. Coding sequences within it:
- a CDS encoding aminodeoxychorismate/anthranilate synthase component II, giving the protein MLLMIDNYDSFTYNLVQYLGELGEDVAVYRNDMIDLEEIERLLPDRIVISPGPCTPREAGISVDVVRHFAGKIPILGVCLGHQAIGYAFGGRIVHAKELMHGKISRIFHDGKTIMSDVDNPFKATRYHSLAVEMNGLREVFEVSAWTEGGEVMGIRHKTYMLEGVQFHPESILTIEGKHILNNFLSISKTNGGQK
- the trpD gene encoding anthranilate phosphoribosyltransferase, with protein sequence MTINEAIDKAVNLVHLEEHEMAQVIEDIMEGKTTPAQIAAFITALRMKGETVDEVVGAVKVMRSKAAKITLNKETVSDHINGQNRVIVDIVGTGGDGTMTFNISTAAAFVVAAGGATVAKHGNRSVSSRCGSADVLEALGIDIEAPPEAVAKHISEIGIAFLFAPVFHGSTKHAVGPRKEIGIRTIFNMLGPLTNPASARHLLLGVYKETLCEVFAGVLIKLGTERAMIVHGKDGMDEISVTTDTQVAEIKDGGIRQYIINPRDFGLKAYNIEDLRGGDAHENAQILKGILSGKENGAKRAAVLINAGAAFYIAGIRRDIKEGIAYAEEVIDSGKALKKLEELAGAGRG
- the trpC gene encoding indole-3-glycerol phosphate synthase TrpC, translated to MTFLEKVLNEKRELVKALKGKMPLEELKKMTYGIEKRSFFKTFSQRFPKEVKVIAEVKKASPSKGVLACDLDLPGLLMDYEKGGASAISVITEETYFNGSIAYIPEAKMITDLPILRKDFVVDEYDIYQAKAAGADAVLLIGEALSAHQIAEYLEIARQLDIDVLLEVHSLKTYEKIADLEGFILGINNRNLETLKVDLAVSHEVINGIPANLPVIVESGIERREHIETFMERGVSGFLIGTSLIVSGDPCKKLKELCGKL
- a CDS encoding phosphoribosylanthranilate isomerase, with amino-acid sequence MNTLVKICGITNYADASLAAEMGADAIGFVFYKGSKRFIPHEEARKIICKLPPFLIRCGVFVDERWEKVMEVRNYCGLDRVQVYAGDRGLCGNFAPGITIMAFRVRDKKDVEEARKSESFPLLDSYHENMHGGGGVKFNWDLLADFGRPFMLAGGINSENIDMALKLNPYAIDIASGVESEPGKKDPDKMAEIFKRIGAHRLNRSSRLGERVQTVQAA